CATGAAAGAGGGCCAGAAGCACATCTACTACGTGTGCGCAGACAACTTCGCTACCGCCAAGTCCTCCCCGTACCTGGAGGTCTTCCGCAAGAAGGGTATTGAAGTGTTGCTGCTCACCGACCAGGTGGACGAGTGGTTCGTCGGCCATATGCAGGAGTTTGATGGCAAGCAGTTCCAGGATGTGGCCAAGGGTGCGCTGGACCTGGGTGATGCCGAGAACGAAGACGACAAGGCCGAGCGCGAGAAAGTCGAGAAAGAGGCGGGCGCGCTGGTTGAGCGGGTAAAAGAAGTACTGGAGTCCCGTGTAGAGGATGTGCGCGCGACCACGCGCCTGGTGGACTCTCCCGCGTGCCTGGTGGCCAGCGACAACGATATGGGGCTGCAAATGCGCCGTATACTGGAGCAGGCGGGCCAGTCCCTGCCCGACGCCAAGCCGATCTTTGAGCTCAACCCCAACCACCCGCTGGTGCAGCGCCTGGATCAGGAGCAGGACGAGGACCGCTTTGCCGACCTCACCAATATCCTGATGGATCAGGCCAACCTGGCGGCAGGTAATCAGCTGGCGGATCCGGCAGATTATGTGCGCCGCCTGAACGCGCTGCTGCTGGAGCTCAATACCTGAGCCGCTAATCCTGCGTGGGGCTTGTCGACGCTTTCTGTGTCGGCAAGCCCCGGCTTTCTCTCTTGTGTTCTGTGCCGCGCTCGCGGAGATCCCAGTCTGGTCTATAGTGTTTCTTGGTTATTTCTTGCCGGTTTTTTGCGCGATTTGGTCGGTAAAAGACGACAATTGCGGGTTAACTTGGCAAATATGCGCAATTTCTTGCCGCGGCGTTGGGCCTTGCCACCAGGCTCCGTATAATCGCCCGCTGCACAGCAAAATTTACAGAGTGTTATGACTCAGCAAGACGTACCTTCGAGCGCCCCTGAAACCCATCACTCCATCGCCATTCTCGGCGGCGGCAGCTTTGGTACCGCCATTGCCAATATTGTTGCCGGCAACGGCCACGATACCCGTCAGTGGATGCGCGACCCGGAGCGCGCTGCGGCGTGCATGGCCCTGCGCGAAAATCAGCACTACCTGCCGGGGGTGGCTTTGCACCCGGCGTTGAACATTACCGCGGATCTGGAGCAGGCGGTGAGCGGCTGCCAGATTGTGTTTGTGGCTATTCCCAGCAAGTCCTTTCGTGAGGTGGTACACCGCGCAGCGCCAATGCTGGCGCCCGATACCATGCTGATCTCGCTGACCAAAGGCATCGAGCACGACCAGTTTCACCTGATGAGCGATATCCTGCGGGAAGAAACCGAGGGTATGCGTGTGGGGGTGCTGAGCGGCCCCAATTTTGCCAAGGAAATCGTCGCTGGCCACTACACCGCGACGGTGATTGCCAGTGAAGACGAGCCCCTGTGCAGCACGATCCAGAAGGTGCTGCATTCGGAAACCTTCCGGGTCTACTCCAGTAACGACGTCTTTGGCGTTGAGCTGGCGGGGGCGCTGAAAAATATCTATGCGATCGTGACCGGCATGGCGGTGGCGCTGGGCCGGGGGCAAAACACCACCAGTTTGCTGATTACCCGTGCGCTGGCGGAAATGATGCGCTTTGCCGAGGCCATGGGGGCCGATCCGATGACGTTTATCGGCCTTGCCGGCGTCGGTGACCTGATCCTTACCTGCTCGTCCGATCTCAGCCGCAACTACCGGGTGGGCTATCTGGTGGGCAAGGGCAAACCGCTTGATGAGGCCGTGACGGAAATCGGCCAGGTCGCGGAAGGCGTGAATACCGTTCGTCTGATCAAGGCA
The nucleotide sequence above comes from Microbulbifer salipaludis. Encoded proteins:
- a CDS encoding NAD(P)H-dependent glycerol-3-phosphate dehydrogenase; translated protein: MTQQDVPSSAPETHHSIAILGGGSFGTAIANIVAGNGHDTRQWMRDPERAAACMALRENQHYLPGVALHPALNITADLEQAVSGCQIVFVAIPSKSFREVVHRAAPMLAPDTMLISLTKGIEHDQFHLMSDILREETEGMRVGVLSGPNFAKEIVAGHYTATVIASEDEPLCSTIQKVLHSETFRVYSSNDVFGVELAGALKNIYAIVTGMAVALGRGQNTTSLLITRALAEMMRFAEAMGADPMTFIGLAGVGDLILTCSSDLSRNYRVGYLVGKGKPLDEAVTEIGQVAEGVNTVRLIKAKADELGVYMPLVSAIHAILFEGTPIPTVIRELMSGAQTFDVAYSAKPSTD